The DNA sequence AGCCCATATTGGAAATCTTTTTCCTTTGAATCCTGAAATCTTCAACTTCTTCAGATTTGCATGAGGTAGGAGGCCTTCCAACACATTCTCATCATTTCTTTCATCTTCTCTACCATCATCCCATTCAAAAGACAGATCAAATAAGTTTGGCTTTTGAAACATATTTGCTTTCAGAGCCTTTTCCTTGTCATGCACCATCTCCAGATTACGAATTACTAGTGTTCCTTTGAGATTCTTCAAACTTCCGAGCTCTTCAATTTGGTTGCCCTTCTGATTGCCCACTGTGAAGTGAGGTAGTGTTTGGAGATTAGTCAATCTCCCAATCTCCGCCGGCAACTTTGCATCAAAATGGATGTGAAGATGCCTTAAGTTAAACATGTACTTTAACGTACTTGGCAGTTCATCTATGTACCTCCTTGCTCTTAATGTTTGCAAGTGATAAAGCTCACCAATCCACTTGGGAAACTTTCGAATCCTTGTATccgaaatattcaaatttctcaaatgTACCAACCCCCTAATTGAATTGGGAAGCTCTTCATAATTACCAGAAAGAGTAAGATTACGCAAATATTCTAGGCATGAGAACTTCGTACCAGAAGTTTCACCATGCAAGAATAATGTACGCAAATGCTTGGCCTCCTTTTCTGGAATAGGACTTAATTCTTCTTGGAGAAACCTATATCGAATTGGGGTGTTGCCATCTGAATTATTGGATAAAATATTAGATGCGAGATCATGCACAAGATCGTGCATCAGATAACTTTCCACATTTCCATAATCATCACTCATTTGAACTTGCAACAAAGAGTTCTGTAGAAGCACATTGAAAAACATGTCGCCCACGGACTCCATGTCATCTCTTCGGCTTGGTTGAAGAAAACCTTCTGCCATCCATAGTTCAATCAATCCCTCCTTGTCGATTTTCCAACCTTTGGGGAATATCGAACAAAACATGAAACACTTCTTGAGCAACGGTGAAGAGAGGTGATCAAAgctcaatttcaatatttttgagatattgTCACCTCCTTCAGCAGCTGAAAGCCATTTTTCACTGATGAAGCGCCAATCTTCTTCAGACTTACCGCGAAGCACTCCGCCAGCTACATTGGCAGCTAAGGGCAAACCCTGGCATCTTTTAGCAATCTTTCTTCCTGTCATCTCGAATCCTGATGGAACTTCACCATTTTCGTCATAAGTTTTGGCTTTGATTATAGACCAACAAACTTCATCTGATAATCCATTCAAATGATGAATATAAAATGGGTGAACGGTTGAAGCAACATTTTCACTTCTGGTGGTGATCAAAATGCCATTTCCCATAGTGGAAGTCACTCCAGACATGGAATTCATAAAGTCTTCCCACATTGAAACATCTTCGTTCCATACATCATCAAGAACGAGAAGATAAGTTTTAGACTTGAGAACTTCTTGAAGCCTTTTCAAGATAAGTTCCCTGCTTTGAACTCCATCACCAATATGTGAACTCAACGCTGAAAggatttttttgaaaagacTAATTGGATCAAAAGTTTGGGAAACATGAACCCAAATAAGTGAACCAAATCGAGCCTTTACACTTTCATGATTAAAGACTTTCCTAGTCAACGTAGTCTTCCCCATACCCCCCATTCCAACTAGAGCAACCATGCAAAAGATCCGATCATCCTGGATCTCGGTGAGCATGTGAACTAGTTTAGGCATATCATCGTCTCTTCCAATGAAGATTGGATCAAGACTGACCGAATCCGACTCAATGGAAGTATGAGCAATAGCAGCAGGTGCACTCACAACCAACGTTTCAAGGCCAAGCTCTTTTGCCGTTTTCTTCATAGACTCAAAAGTAGtattgatttgtttgattgtGTGAGCCATATTATGCCGACTCGAAATGCCATTAAAGGATGAGAAGAATGATAGTACCTTATCCTTGGCTTTGGGtgtcatcattttcttaactTGTTTGTGGAGAAGATGATAGCTGAATTCGTCCAAGACATTCTCAGCATCGAAAGCCACGGCTTCAAGCTCCCTCAACCAGATCTTGACAGAATCTTGGGTGATGGATTTCTTCTCAGCATCACTCAAGTAGGCTTGAATCGTCTCCAAAGTCCTCTGCAGCTGATGAGCATCTTTGTTGAGACCTCGAAGGAGAGAGTACTCATCCTTGAGAAGGTTGATGAGGTTTTGGACAAGAACTTCAATGGCTGCTGAAGACATTCCTTCCATGATATCGCAGAGATAGATCTAGACAGAAAATAATGGTATGTTTATCTTCCAAGATGAGGAATACTTGTGGACGATATGCATATACAATAAGGTCTCTCTCATGCATTATGACTCTTACCCACCACCACACTGTCTATTAATTGTCTTTGacaatttctttgattttgaaattgtttAATGGAATGATAACTACAGATTAGTCCCTAGCGTCCTCATGCTAATTAGAAGTCCCATGAAATGTATATCGATCTTAGTGTAATGAAATGTAAGTGAGTTCGTAGAATGTAAAG is a window from the Salvia hispanica cultivar TCC Black 2014 chromosome 1, UniMelb_Shisp_WGS_1.0, whole genome shotgun sequence genome containing:
- the LOC125201321 gene encoding disease resistance protein RGA2-like, with the protein product MSSAAIEVLVQNLINLLKDEYSLLRGLNKDAHQLQRTLETIQAYLSDAEKKSITQDSVKIWLRELEAVAFDAENVLDEFSYHLLHKQVKKMMTPKAKDKVLSFFSSFNGISSRHNMAHTIKQINTTFESMKKTAKELGLETLVVSAPAAIAHTSIESDSVSLDPIFIGRDDDMPKLVHMLTEIQDDRIFCMVALVGMGGMGKTTLTRKVFNHESVKARFGSLIWVHVSQTFDPISLFKKILSALSSHIGDGVQSRELILKRLQEVLKSKTYLLVLDDVWNEDVSMWEDFMNSMSGVTSTMGNGILITTRSENVASTVHPFYIHHLNGLSDEVCWSIIKAKTYDENGEVPSGFEMTGRKIAKRCQGLPLAANVAGGVLRGKSEEDWRFISEKWLSAAEGGDNISKILKLSFDHLSSPLLKKCFMFCSIFPKGWKIDKEGLIELWMAEGFLQPSRRDDMESVGDMFFNVLLQNSLLQVQMSDDYGNVESYLMHDLVHDLASNILSNNSDGNTPIRYRFLQEELSPIPEKEAKHLRTLFLHGETSGTKFSCLEYLRNLTLSGNYEELPNSIRGLVHLRNLNISDTRIRKFPKWIGELYHLQTLRARRYIDELPSTLKYMFNLRHLHIHFDAKLPAEIGRLTNLQTLPHFTVGNQKGNQIEELGSLKNLKGTLVIRNLEMVHDKEKALKANMFQKPNLFDLSFEWDDGREDERNDENVLEGLLPHANLKKLKISGFKGKRFPIWAEKMEVRDGPQGSWVPLANLIKIKLSGCSEIEEIPMLEHLPNLKSLSLKELKKVRFMNTSFNHLTSLKIKELEALECLPEWLFLNNQDISTLKISNCRVLSKLPDGLNTLHSLENLYIWGCENLKSIGNPSGGARQSQGILRALSIVECGELMEFPCQMLESWAPTIKDLELEGLRRLKNLPMLIDCLAKSSTGLMYLIITGVPKLMGASSNSVESWDLSKMKSLSIDVSVEWSREDSVGIADTVEGMLQTCCNSLIWLHIKGWKFGSGCPNQSNISPLLIY